Part of the Pseudodesulfovibrio hydrargyri genome is shown below.
GCACGCCCCCCAGGCGGACCGGCTCATGTACAATTACCGGGACGGCGCCATCAACTAGACCCTTCATCGTCTCTCCCCGCCCGCCCGAGCCTGCCTGCTGATCTCCAGTCCTCCTTCCCCAAGGCTCAGACGATACAGGCTCACCGACGTGCGCAGGCGGTTCACGGATTCCTCGACCTGGACCGGAACGGCCTGGGCATTGCCGGACAGGGCGGGGAGACCCGAGAAGGGGATGCAGATCCGGTCGCTGTAGTGCATGACCCCGTGCAGCCAGCGGTCCATGGAGACCTTGGGCAGCTGGAACCGCTCCCGGACGAACCCCTGCAGGTTGTCCAGGCGTTGCAGCGAGATGAGCATCTCGGGGTTCAGTTCAATGAGACAGAACCCGGCCTTGTCGTCGAACAGGGCCTTCTGAATGGGCTGCAGATAGCAGGTGAACCGCCCGTCGCGGATCTTGATGCGGCCCGATTCCAGCCTGCGCAGCGATTCGGCCACCCGGCGCCTGTCCGTGGTCCCCGCCCTTTTGAGCACTTCCCTTGCCAGACCCCTGAGGTCCATTTTTCGGGTGCAGGGAGCCGAGGACTTCTGCCGGGGGAACCTGGCCGCGCAGGCCAGAAATACGTCCTGGTCGAACTGGTCGAGCCGCACGCCCGTGTAGTGGAGGGTGCGGTGGGCGCAGGTCGACTGGATGGGATAGTCGCGCACGCGCACCCGGCGCCGCACATACTGTCCCTGAAACAGTTCCGAGGCGAAAAAGAGTTCCGGCGGCAGGCTGAGGAACGCGCATTCCTTCTGCGTCAGGGCGTCGGTTCCGCCCGGGGCCCAGCCCTGTCCCATCCATCCTTCCACCGGCATGTCGTCGTCGTACATCCTTGCTTCTCCTCTGTCGTTTGTCGGGACGCACCGGGTACCCGTCCGCGCACCCGGGGTGTGGCCCGGAGCGGCTTTCGCCGCCCCGGGCCACGGAGGCTAAGGTGATGAGGTGTCTATAATTCGTTGGGCAGCTCCTTGAGCTGCTTGTTGGTGAAGACCGGGCCGTCCTTGCAGACGTACTTGGTGCCTATGTTGCACCGGCCGCAGATGCCCACCCCGCACTTCATTCTCTTCTCCAGGGTGGTGATGATCTGCTCGTCCTTGAAGCCCAGCGTGTGCAGGGCCTCTATGGTGAACTTGATCATGATCGGCGGGCCGCAGGTCACGGCAAAGGCGTTCTCGGCCGAGGGGGCCATCTCCTTGAGCACGTTGGGGATCAGTCCCACGTGGTGCGGCCAGTCCGGGGTGCCGTTGTCCACGGTCAGCTCGGTGGTCATGTCCTCGCGCTCGAGCCAGTCGGGCAGTTCGTAGCTGAAGGCCATGTCAAAGGGGCTGCGCGCGCCGTAGAGCAGGGTGATCTTGCCGTAGTCGTCGCGGTTGTCGAGCATGTACAGAAGCAGGGTCCGCAGCGGGGCCATGCCGATGCCGCCGCCGACGAAGACGATGTCCTTGCCCCGCATCTCCTTGTAGGGGAAGCTGTTGCCCAGGGGGGCGCGCACGCCGACCTGGTCGCCCGGGCGCAGCTTGTGCAACTTCTCGGTCAGCTCGCCCACGCGCATGACGCTGAACTGCAGGTAGTCCATGCGGGTGGGGGTGGAGTTGATGACAAAGGTGGATTCGCCCACGCCGAAGACGGACAGTTGTCCCACCTGTCCCGGCTCGAACCGGAAGTTCCGCATGGCATCGGGGTTGTTGAGGGTGATGCGGAACGTCTTGATGTTCGCCGTCTCCTCAATCACTTCCTGGATGGTGCCCATGTCGGGAAGATACAGATTGCTCGCGTCGGTGCTAGTCATTGGCGTGCTCCTGTTTGGCCAAGGCGCGGTCCCGCGCTTGGGCGACGATGGCCCGGACGTCCATGGACACGGGGCAATGCACGATGCACCGCCCGCATCCCACGCAGGCGAGGTTGCCGTCGTGCAGTTCGGGATAGTAGCTGAACTTGTGGCCGATCCGGTTGCGCATGCGCTGGGCCTTCCCGTTGCGCGGGTTGTGGCCGCTGCCCTCCAGGGTGAACTGGAAGGACATGCAGTTGTCCCAGGTCCGTACCCGGACACCGTCGTCGCCGTTGATCTCGTCGGTCATGTTGAAGCAGTAGCAGGTCGGGCAGAGGTAGCTGCACGCGCCGCAGCTGAGGCACTTGGCCGCCACCCCGCCCCAGAATTCCTGGTCGTCGAAGAGCCGGAGCACTTCGCCCTGGGCCCCGCCCAGGGGATCGCCTCCGGGCATGGACTCGGCAACGTCCTTGCGGACCTGGCGGGCCTCCTCCAACCGGCCTTCGGCCTCCACCAGGGGCTGTTCCGCCAGGAACGCCTCGCCCCGCTCGGTCACGGGCTCGATCACGTAGCCGCCCTCCACGGGCGTGAACAGGATATCCGAGCCGTCCGTGTCGCCGGGGCCGCCGCCCACGCGGTTGCAGAAACAGGTGTCCGCGGGATCGGTGCAGGCCAGGGCGGCCACGATGGTCTTGTCCCGGCGGGTGCAGTAGTAGATGTCCCGGCGGGAGCCGCCGTCGTAAACGCGGTCGAACACGGTGAACCCCTTGGCGTCGCAGGGCCGGGCCCCGAACAGGAAGGCGTCCCGGTCGGGCAGGGTCTCGCGGACCTCGAGTTCGGTCCGGGACGGCACGCCCTCGCCCTTGGAGTAGTGGAACTCCAACAGTGTTTCGCAGCGGGGGAGCAGTGCGGCTTTGGCTGATGCGTCGGCCAGCCCCTCCAGATCCAGCTGGCTGTCCGCATCAAGCGGCGCGAAGAGAGTCTGTCCCCCCTGTCGCACCGGCGCCAGGACCTGCCGGGTCTCGGCCAGGGAAAGGAGCCAGGGCATGAGCTTGTCGTCGGCGATGTATCGTGCGGTGAGCATTACCACTCCCTCTCCTTGATGTTTTTCTCCTCTTCACGGAATTCGAACAGCGGCGGGGCCTGGTCCGGGTCGGTCCCGGCCCGGTAGTCGAACAGGTCCTGAATGCTGCGGTTGAGGGCCTGCTTCAGGGTCATGATCGGCAGCCCCATGGGGCAGGCCCGCTCGCATTCGCCGCATTCGGTGCAGCGCCCGGCCGTGTGCAGGGCGTGGATGGCCTGGAACATGAGTTTTTCCCGGGGGTGGTCGGTCTGGTCCACCCAGTGGGGCTCACGGCTCTGGGCCGCGCAGTGGTCCTGGCAGACGCACAGGGGGCAGGCGGACCGGCAGGCGTAGCAGCGGATGCAGCGGCTCATCTGGTCCTCCCAGAAGTGCAGGCGCTCCTCCATGCTCATGGCCTCCAGCTCCTCCAGGGTGGTGGCCGGGGTCTCGGTCACCCGGGGCGGTTCGCCGTGCTCGCCGATGAAGTGGTCGCAGACCTCGGCGTCGGCCCCGGTGCAGGTGAAGCATTTTTTCTGCAACACCTCGGCCAGGGGCAGGGTCCTGGGCTCACCGGACATGGAGAAGCTCGCGGTCCCGCCGTTCACGGACACGGATTCCAGGCCGCCGCGCAACGAGCCCAGCGCCTTGCGCGCCGCCCGGGCGTCCACCGCACCGGTGCAGTGCAGGCCGAAGATGGTCACGTCCTCGCGGTCGATGAGCTTCTCCTGGAGCAGTTCGACCAGGGACCGGGCGTCGCACCCCTTGACCACGATGCCGACCTTCTTGCCGCGAAGGCCGGGCAGGTATCCCGCCAGGTTCTGGGAACAGCGGGGGTCCCATTCGATACGTTCGACATCCGCCTCTTCGGTGATGAACAGCGGGGTGTGGCTCAGGGGATCGGGGCCCGCCGCCCAGGCGATGACCATGTCGAGGCCGGGCAGCGCTTTCTTTATCTCGGTTTTCAGATCGTCAATGGATGATGCCATTGCGGGACTCCTTTAAAGGGCCTGGGTCTGGTCCATGTGACACAGGCACATGTCCAGGCTGGTTCCGGACTTGAAGCCGGGCATGGGGCCCAGCGCGTGCACCTGCTCGGTGAAGCTGGTGACCACCGACCGCCAGCGCTGGCCCTCGGAGGCCGAGACCCAGGTATATTCGAAGCGGCCGGGATCGACGCCGATGACGGGCAGCAGGGCCTTGAGGACCTCGAGCCGCCTGCGGGCGTAGAAGTTGCCTTCGGAATAGTGGCAGTCCCTTGGATGGCAGCCGGAGACGAGCACGCCGTCGGCCCCGTTCATGAACGCGCGGACGATGAACAGCGGGTTGATGCGGCCCGTGCAGGGCAGCCTGACGATGCGCAGGTCCGTGGGCTGGGCGAACCGGCCCACGCCCGCGGTGTCGGCTCCCGCATAGGAGCACCAGTTGCAAAGGAAGCCGATGATCCGCAGTTCCTTTCCTTCGTTTACAGACATAAGGTGTTCACCTCGGCGAGTATCTGGTTGTCGGTGAAGTGGCGGAGCTGGATGGCCCCCTGCGGGCAGGCGGCCGTGCATACGCCGCAGCCCTGGCATACGGTCTCGACGACCGAGGCCTTGGGCATGCCCCGGAAGTCGATCATCTCGATGGCCCCGAAGGGGCAGACCGATTCGCACTTGCCGCAGCCGATGCAGCGCACCAGCTTGACGCCCGAGACCTGGGGATCGCTGGCCAGCTTGTCCTTGGAGAACAGGGCCAGGACCTTGGCCGCGGCCGCGTCGCCCTGGGCCACCGAGGACGGGATGTCCTTGGGGCCCTGGCAGGACCCTGCGAGGTAGATGCCCGCGGTGTTGGTCTCGACCGGCTTGAGCTTGGGGTGTCCCTCCAGGAAGAATCCGTACGGGTCGTAGGAGATGCGCAGCTTCTCGGCCAGCTCGCCCGCGCCCTTGGCGGCCTCGGCCCCCACGGCGAGAACGATCAGGTCGGCCTCGATCTCCACCTGCTGGCCGAGCAGCGTGTCCGCGCCCTTGACCAGGTAGCGGCCGTTCTTGGGCTGGATGGCCGAGACCCTGCCCCGGATGTACCGGGCCCCGTATTCCTCCATGGCCCGCCGGGTGAACTCGTCGTAGTTCTTACCGGGTGAGCGGATGTCCATGTAGAAGACGTAGGACTGGGAGTCGGGCATGTGGTCCTTGGTCAGGATGGTCTGCTTGGCCGTGTACATGCAGCAGAAGCCGGAGCAGTAAGGGCGGCCGATGGACTTGTCGCGGGAGCCCACGCACTGGATGAAGACGATGTCCTTGGGCTCGGTCCCGTCGGACGGCCGCTTGATGTGCCCCTCGGTGGGGCCGGAGGCGGACAGCAGGCGCTCGTACTGCATGGACGTGATCACGTCCGGATACCGGCCGCCGCCGTATTCGCCGTACTTGGTGAAGTCGAACAGGTCGTAGCCCGTGGCCGCGATGATCGCGCCCACCTGCTCGGTGACCAGTTCGTCCTGCTGGTCGAAGCGGATGGCCTCGGTGGGGCAGGCCTTGGCGCAGGCGCCGCACTTGCCCTTGGTCAGCATGATGCAGGCCTCCGGGTTGATGGACGCCTTCTTGGGAATGGCCTGGGGAAACGGGATGTTGATGGCCGTGGTCGTACCGATGAATTCGTTGAAGCGGTCCGGGGTCTTCTTGCTCGGGCACTTGGTGGCGCATTCCCCGCACCCGGTGCAGGCGTCCCAGTCCACGTACGCGGCCTTGCGGCGCACGGTGACGTCGAAGTTGCCGACGAATCCCTTGACCGAGTCCACCTCGGACAGGGTGTACAGGGTGATGTTCGGGTGCTGGGCCACGTCGACCATCTTGGGGCCGAGGATGCAGCTCGAACAGTCCACGGTGGGGAAGGTCTTGTCGAGCTTGGACATCTTGCCGCCGATGCTCGGCTCGCGCTCGACCAGGACCACTTCGAGCCCGCCGTCGGCGCAGTCCAGGGCGGCCTGGATTCCGGCCACGCCGCCGCCGATGACCATGACCCGCTTGTTGATGTCGAACTCGCCGGCCTCGAGATAGTCGTTGCGGCGCAGCTTTTCGACGGCCATGTGGACCAGTTCCTCGGCCTTGCGGGTGTTGGCCTCCTTGTCCTTGCCGACCCAGGAGACGTGCTCCCGGATGTTGGCCATCTCGAACATGTACTTGTTCAGGCCCGCCCTCTCCAGGGTGCGCCGGAAGGTCGCCTCGTGCATGCGCGGGGTGCAGGAGGCCACGACCACGCCGTCCAGGTCATAGGTCTTGATGGCGTCCACGATGCCCGCCTGGCCCGGTTCGGAGCAGGCGTACATGGTGTCCGTGGCGAAGACCACTTCGCGAAAGTTCAGGGCCGCCTTGGCCACGGCCTCGGTGTCCACGGTTCCGGCGATGTTGCTGCCGCAGTGGCAGACGAAGACTCCGATATTCATTAGGCCCCCTCTCCGGTGCGCCCGGCCAGGGAGGCGAGCAGGGGACGCGGACTGACGCAGAGTTTGTCCATCATGGTGCTCGTCTCGCCCTGCCCGGCGGCAAGGCCGGCAAGTTGCGTATAGTAGAAGACGGGCATGTTGTGCCCGCTGTGATTGGCCTTGTTGATCTGCGACTGGCGCATGTCCAGGTTCAGCTGGCACAGGGGGCAGGCCGTGACGATGGCGTCGGCCCCGGCCTCCTCGGCCGCGTCCAGAATGCGCCCGGAAAGCTTGGCGATGACGTCCTTGCGGGTGGTGCCCAGGGACGCGCCGCAACAGTCGGTCTTCAGGGCGAAGGGCAGGACCTCGGCCCCCAGTTCGGCCAGCAGGTTGTCCAGGGCCATGGGGTTTTCCGGGTCATCGAACTGCATGATCTGCGGCGGGCGGATCATGATGCAGCCGTAGTAGGGGACCACCTTGAGTCCGGCCAGGGGCTTTTGGACCAGCTTGGCCAGGGCTTCGAGGCCGAGGTCCTCGACCAGCATCTGGAGCACGGATTTGATCGGCAGGTCGGCCGTCAGCGTCCGCCCGACCACCAGTTCCACTTTGCGGTGGAATTCGGGATCGGCCAGCCGGTGCTGGGTGGTCTTGAGATTCTTCAGGCAGCTGGGGCAGGGCGTGAGGATGCCGTCGAGTTTCCGCTCTTCGGCCATGTCGTCGGCGATGCCCAGGTTGCGGCCCACCAGGCAGGCTGACAGCAGGTGATCGACCGCGTGGGCCGGGGTGGAGCCGCAACAGTTCCAGTCGGGGATCTCCACCAGCTCGATGCCCAGGCTTTCGCACAGGGCGCGGGTGGAGGTGTCGTACTCGAGCGAGGTGCCGAGTCCCGAGCATCCCGGATAATACGCGTAACACAGACTCATTGTTTCTGCTCCCGATAGCGGTCGAAAATCCCTCGGATTTCAGCCAATTTCTTGATGTCGTGGGCCCTCAGGCCCAGCTTGCCCTTGCGCAGGGCCATGGGGGCCAGGTCCACGTCGGTGAACATCCGGCCGGTCTTGCTCACGTAGTTGGCCATGAGCCCGAGCTCGAAGACGCGGCCGTGCTTTTCCACGGATTCCAGGAAGGCCTTCCAGAAGGCGCCGACCGCCTTTTCGCTGACGATGTCCTCGCGCCGGGCCATGTGGCGCAGGACGTCCATGATCCTGGCCACGTCGATGTCGTTGGGACACCGGGTGGTGCAGGTCTCGCAGGAGGCGCACAGCCAGATGGCGTGGGAGGACAGGGCTTCCTGCTTCCTCCCGGCCTGGACCAGGCGCATGATCTGGTTGACCGGATAGTCGTAGGCGAAGGAAACCGGGCACCCGGCGGTGCAGTTGCCGCATTGGTAGCAAAGGGCGAGGTTCTGCTCGCTCTCCCGCTGCACCTCGGCGATGAATTCTGAATCAAAGGTCTTCGGGCTGGATGACATGGACGTGACTCTCCGTGTTGGTGGCAAACGGGCGGCGTGTGCGGCCGCCCGAATATGGGGAGGTCTTCCGAACAGGGGCGGAGCCGAAGCCCCGCCCCCATTGGAAGGGAGGACCTACATTGCTGCTTCGTAGATGGCCATGACGTCCATGTCCTTGGGGCAGCGGGGGTTGGTCAGGCCGCAGGCGTCCTTCTGGGCGTTCTCGGTCATGATCTTGATGTCCTTGATCTTGACATCCTTGCCGTAACGCTTGCCCAGCTCGACCAGGCCGGCGGGGATGCCGACGTCGGAGGAGAGCTGCTTGATGGCGTCGAGGCACAGTTCGGCGGCGTCGCGCTTGCTCATGCCGGCGATGTTCTGGTCCATCATCTCGGCCATTTCGGCGAACCGCTCGACGCGGGCGATGAGGTTGAACTTCTCGACGTGGGGCAGGAGGATGGCGTTGCATTCGCCGTGCGGCAGGTCGTAGAAGCCGCCCAGCTGGTGGGCCATGGCGTGGACGTGGCCGAGGCTGGCGTTGTTGAAGGCCATGCCGGCCAGGTACTGGGCGTAGCACATGCCTTCGCGGGCCTCGATGTCGGAGCCGTTGGCCACGGCGCGGCGCAGGAACTTGAAGATAAGGCGGATGGCCTTTTCGGCGCAGGCGTCGGTCATCGG
Proteins encoded:
- a CDS encoding FAD/NAD(P)-binding protein; the protein is MTSTDASNLYLPDMGTIQEVIEETANIKTFRITLNNPDAMRNFRFEPGQVGQLSVFGVGESTFVINSTPTRMDYLQFSVMRVGELTEKLHKLRPGDQVGVRAPLGNSFPYKEMRGKDIVFVGGGIGMAPLRTLLLYMLDNRDDYGKITLLYGARSPFDMAFSYELPDWLEREDMTTELTVDNGTPDWPHHVGLIPNVLKEMAPSAENAFAVTCGPPIMIKFTIEALHTLGFKDEQIITTLEKRMKCGVGICGRCNIGTKYVCKDGPVFTNKQLKELPNEL
- a CDS encoding 4Fe-4S dicluster domain-containing protein, which codes for MLTARYIADDKLMPWLLSLAETRQVLAPVRQGGQTLFAPLDADSQLDLEGLADASAKAALLPRCETLLEFHYSKGEGVPSRTELEVRETLPDRDAFLFGARPCDAKGFTVFDRVYDGGSRRDIYYCTRRDKTIVAALACTDPADTCFCNRVGGGPGDTDGSDILFTPVEGGYVIEPVTERGEAFLAEQPLVEAEGRLEEARQVRKDVAESMPGGDPLGGAQGEVLRLFDDQEFWGGVAAKCLSCGACSYLCPTCYCFNMTDEINGDDGVRVRTWDNCMSFQFTLEGSGHNPRNGKAQRMRNRIGHKFSYYPELHDGNLACVGCGRCIVHCPVSMDVRAIVAQARDRALAKQEHAND
- a CDS encoding 4Fe-4S dicluster domain-containing protein; translation: MASSIDDLKTEIKKALPGLDMVIAWAAGPDPLSHTPLFITEEADVERIEWDPRCSQNLAGYLPGLRGKKVGIVVKGCDARSLVELLQEKLIDREDVTIFGLHCTGAVDARAARKALGSLRGGLESVSVNGGTASFSMSGEPRTLPLAEVLQKKCFTCTGADAEVCDHFIGEHGEPPRVTETPATTLEELEAMSMEERLHFWEDQMSRCIRCYACRSACPLCVCQDHCAAQSREPHWVDQTDHPREKLMFQAIHALHTAGRCTECGECERACPMGLPIMTLKQALNRSIQDLFDYRAGTDPDQAPPLFEFREEEKNIKEREW
- a CDS encoding hydrogenase iron-sulfur subunit, with the protein product MSVNEGKELRIIGFLCNWCSYAGADTAGVGRFAQPTDLRIVRLPCTGRINPLFIVRAFMNGADGVLVSGCHPRDCHYSEGNFYARRRLEVLKALLPVIGVDPGRFEYTWVSASEGQRWRSVVTSFTEQVHALGPMPGFKSGTSLDMCLCHMDQTQAL
- a CDS encoding CoB--CoM heterodisulfide reductase iron-sulfur subunit A family protein produces the protein MNIGVFVCHCGSNIAGTVDTEAVAKAALNFREVVFATDTMYACSEPGQAGIVDAIKTYDLDGVVVASCTPRMHEATFRRTLERAGLNKYMFEMANIREHVSWVGKDKEANTRKAEELVHMAVEKLRRNDYLEAGEFDINKRVMVIGGGVAGIQAALDCADGGLEVVLVEREPSIGGKMSKLDKTFPTVDCSSCILGPKMVDVAQHPNITLYTLSEVDSVKGFVGNFDVTVRRKAAYVDWDACTGCGECATKCPSKKTPDRFNEFIGTTTAINIPFPQAIPKKASINPEACIMLTKGKCGACAKACPTEAIRFDQQDELVTEQVGAIIAATGYDLFDFTKYGEYGGGRYPDVITSMQYERLLSASGPTEGHIKRPSDGTEPKDIVFIQCVGSRDKSIGRPYCSGFCCMYTAKQTILTKDHMPDSQSYVFYMDIRSPGKNYDEFTRRAMEEYGARYIRGRVSAIQPKNGRYLVKGADTLLGQQVEIEADLIVLAVGAEAAKGAGELAEKLRISYDPYGFFLEGHPKLKPVETNTAGIYLAGSCQGPKDIPSSVAQGDAAAAKVLALFSKDKLASDPQVSGVKLVRCIGCGKCESVCPFGAIEMIDFRGMPKASVVETVCQGCGVCTAACPQGAIQLRHFTDNQILAEVNTLCL
- a CDS encoding CoB--CoM heterodisulfide reductase iron-sulfur subunit B family protein translates to MSLCYAYYPGCSGLGTSLEYDTSTRALCESLGIELVEIPDWNCCGSTPAHAVDHLLSACLVGRNLGIADDMAEERKLDGILTPCPSCLKNLKTTQHRLADPEFHRKVELVVGRTLTADLPIKSVLQMLVEDLGLEALAKLVQKPLAGLKVVPYYGCIMIRPPQIMQFDDPENPMALDNLLAELGAEVLPFALKTDCCGASLGTTRKDVIAKLSGRILDAAEEAGADAIVTACPLCQLNLDMRQSQINKANHSGHNMPVFYYTQLAGLAAGQGETSTMMDKLCVSPRPLLASLAGRTGEGA
- a CDS encoding 4Fe-4S dicluster domain-containing protein, encoding MSSSPKTFDSEFIAEVQRESEQNLALCYQCGNCTAGCPVSFAYDYPVNQIMRLVQAGRKQEALSSHAIWLCASCETCTTRCPNDIDVARIMDVLRHMARREDIVSEKAVGAFWKAFLESVEKHGRVFELGLMANYVSKTGRMFTDVDLAPMALRKGKLGLRAHDIKKLAEIRGIFDRYREQKQ